A region from the Serinibacter arcticus genome encodes:
- a CDS encoding GNAT family N-acetyltransferase yields the protein MTTPDPAEGTLSTRVSPPAVATVPPARPGLTWRPLRRSDVPALGALVAACENIDDPPYRTTPAELDEALFDGADRDPESNTLAAVTDGGELVAYGRVRVLPGDERIVRAFLGGGVHPSARRDHLGTEILTWQVDRARQALAATGKDVPMRIATYVDDGMTDHAHLLGRAGFAPLRYYTDMRRDLSLPVPAPTPLDGSLSLEPWTEELDDHIRQAHNEAFADHWGSEPQTPETWKEGDAHFAPEWSFIVMDRSTDRTRIAGYLISGRYEQDWDALGYTVGYTDLLGVRRDWRGRRVATALLGAAMRAYAASGVQYAGLGVDTDNPTGAFGLYERLGYTATRGSALYTIEL from the coding sequence ATGACGACGCCCGATCCCGCCGAGGGGACTCTGTCGACACGGGTGTCGCCGCCCGCCGTCGCCACCGTGCCCCCGGCCCGTCCCGGCCTGACCTGGCGCCCCCTGCGCCGGTCCGACGTGCCGGCGCTCGGCGCCCTCGTGGCCGCCTGCGAGAACATCGACGACCCGCCCTACCGCACCACGCCCGCCGAGCTCGACGAGGCGCTGTTCGACGGCGCGGACCGCGACCCCGAGTCCAACACCCTCGCCGCCGTCACCGACGGGGGCGAGCTGGTCGCCTACGGCCGCGTCCGCGTCCTCCCCGGGGACGAGCGCATCGTGCGCGCGTTCCTCGGCGGCGGTGTCCACCCGTCGGCGCGCCGCGACCACCTCGGCACCGAGATCCTCACGTGGCAGGTGGATCGCGCTCGGCAGGCCCTGGCGGCCACCGGCAAGGACGTGCCCATGCGCATCGCGACGTACGTCGACGACGGCATGACGGACCACGCCCACCTGCTCGGCCGCGCCGGGTTCGCGCCGCTGCGCTACTACACCGACATGCGTCGCGACCTCTCGCTTCCGGTCCCGGCGCCGACCCCGCTGGACGGGTCGCTGTCGCTCGAGCCGTGGACCGAGGAGCTGGACGACCACATCCGCCAGGCCCACAACGAGGCGTTCGCCGACCACTGGGGCTCGGAGCCGCAGACCCCCGAGACGTGGAAGGAGGGGGACGCGCACTTCGCCCCGGAGTGGAGCTTCATCGTGATGGACCGCTCCACCGACCGGACTCGGATCGCGGGCTACCTCATCTCCGGCCGCTACGAGCAGGACTGGGACGCGCTCGGCTACACGGTCGGCTACACCGACCTGCTCGGCGTGCGCCGCGACTGGCGCGGTCGGCGCGTGGCGACGGCGCTGCTCGGCGCGGCCATGCGCGCGTACGCCGCCTCCGGCGTCCAGTACGCCGGCCTCGGCGTCGACACGGACAACCCGACGGGTGCGTTCGGGCTCTACGAGCGGCTGGGGTACACCGCCACCCGCGGGTCCGCGCTCTACACGATCGAGCTGTAG
- a CDS encoding DNA gyrase/topoisomerase IV subunit B — translation MTTTAESSYTARHLSVLEGLEAVRKRPGMYIGSTDSRGLMHCVWEIIDNAVDEALGGHGDRIEVVLHPDSSVEVRDQARGIPVDTVEKLGLSGVEVVFTKLHAGGKFGGGSYGSSGGLHGVGASVVNALSARLDVEVDRGGRTHRMTFRRGEPGTFADGSGEPGPEAPFTPFVDGSELAVVGKVPRGRTGTRIRYWADRQIFPTSATFSYDELVTRARQTSFLVPGLTLVIRDERRLPGTPGAEGPVEETFRHDGGTADFVDFLGQDTPVTDTWLLRGSGDFNETIQQLDGKGHLVAAEVTRTCEVDVALRWGIGYETELRSFVNIIATPKGGSHVTGFEQSLLKVVRKQIELNARRLKVTGKNSKERIEKDDVVAGLTAVVTVRLPEPQFEGQTKEVLGTAPVRAVVAKVVENELTRILTSTARTEKAQAALLLEKVVGEMRARVSARTQKEISRRKNALETSSLPDKLADCRSDDVEQSELFIVEGDSALGTAKAARDSNFQALLPIRGKILNVQKASLADMLANAECAAIIQVIGAGSGRSFDLEAARYGRIVLMTDADVDGAHIRTLLLTLFFRYMRPLVDAGRVFAAVPPLHRIETYGSGGKPGDLIYTYSEAELHKNLARLDRSNKRYKEPIQRYKGLGEMDADQLAETTMDPAHRTLRRVTMSDAARAENVFDLLMGNDVAPRKDFIVAGAAGLDRDRIDA, via the coding sequence GTGACCACGACGGCCGAGTCCTCCTACACCGCGCGCCACCTCTCCGTGCTCGAGGGGCTGGAGGCGGTCCGCAAGCGGCCGGGGATGTACATCGGCTCGACCGACTCCCGCGGCCTCATGCACTGCGTCTGGGAGATCATCGACAACGCGGTCGACGAGGCCCTCGGCGGCCACGGCGACCGCATCGAGGTCGTCCTGCACCCGGACTCCTCCGTCGAGGTCCGCGACCAGGCCCGGGGCATCCCCGTGGACACCGTCGAGAAGCTCGGCCTGTCCGGTGTCGAGGTCGTCTTCACCAAGCTGCACGCCGGCGGCAAGTTCGGCGGCGGGTCCTACGGCTCCTCCGGCGGCCTGCACGGCGTGGGCGCCTCCGTCGTCAACGCCCTGTCCGCCCGCCTGGACGTCGAGGTCGACCGCGGCGGCAGGACGCACCGGATGACCTTCCGCCGCGGTGAGCCTGGCACCTTCGCCGATGGCTCGGGCGAGCCCGGCCCCGAGGCACCGTTCACGCCGTTCGTGGACGGGTCGGAGCTGGCGGTGGTCGGGAAGGTGCCGCGCGGCCGCACCGGGACGCGCATCCGGTACTGGGCCGACCGCCAGATCTTCCCCACGTCCGCGACGTTCTCCTACGACGAGCTCGTCACGCGAGCCCGCCAGACGTCCTTCCTCGTGCCGGGGCTCACCCTCGTGATCCGCGACGAGCGCCGCCTGCCCGGCACCCCCGGTGCCGAGGGACCCGTCGAGGAGACCTTCCGGCACGACGGCGGGACGGCGGACTTCGTCGACTTCCTCGGCCAGGACACCCCGGTGACCGACACCTGGCTGCTGCGCGGCTCCGGCGACTTCAACGAGACGATCCAGCAGCTCGACGGCAAGGGTCACCTCGTGGCCGCCGAGGTCACCCGCACCTGCGAGGTCGACGTGGCGCTGCGGTGGGGGATCGGCTACGAGACGGAGCTGCGCTCCTTCGTCAACATCATCGCCACGCCCAAGGGCGGCAGCCACGTCACCGGGTTCGAGCAGTCGCTGCTGAAGGTCGTGCGCAAGCAGATCGAGCTCAACGCCCGGCGCCTCAAGGTCACCGGCAAGAACAGCAAGGAGCGCATCGAGAAGGACGACGTCGTCGCGGGGCTGACCGCCGTCGTCACCGTGCGTCTGCCCGAGCCGCAGTTCGAGGGGCAGACCAAGGAGGTGCTCGGCACCGCACCGGTGCGCGCCGTCGTGGCGAAGGTCGTGGAGAACGAGCTCACCCGGATCCTCACCAGCACCGCCCGCACCGAGAAGGCCCAGGCCGCGCTGCTGCTGGAGAAGGTCGTGGGGGAGATGCGCGCCCGCGTCTCCGCCCGCACCCAGAAGGAGATCTCGCGCCGCAAGAACGCGCTGGAGACCTCCTCGCTGCCCGACAAGCTGGCCGACTGCCGGTCGGACGACGTCGAGCAGTCGGAGCTGTTCATCGTCGAGGGGGACAGCGCGCTCGGCACGGCCAAGGCCGCGCGTGACTCCAACTTCCAGGCGCTGCTGCCGATCCGCGGCAAGATCCTCAACGTCCAGAAGGCCTCGCTGGCCGACATGCTCGCCAACGCCGAGTGCGCGGCGATCATCCAGGTCATCGGTGCCGGGTCGGGGCGCTCCTTCGACCTCGAGGCCGCCCGGTACGGCCGGATCGTCCTCATGACGGACGCGGACGTCGACGGCGCGCACATCCGCACGCTCCTGCTCACGCTCTTCTTCCGCTACATGCGACCGCTGGTCGACGCCGGACGGGTGTTCGCCGCGGTGCCGCCGCTGCACCGGATCGAGACGTACGGCTCGGGCGGCAAGCCCGGCGACCTCATCTACACGTACTCCGAGGCCGAGCTGCACAAGAACCTCGCGCGCCTCGACCGCTCGAACAAGCGGTACAAGGAGCCGATCCAGCGCTACAAGGGCCTGGGGGAGATGGACGCGGACCAGCTCGCCGAGACGACCATGGATCCCGCGCACCGCACGTTGCGCCGCGTGACGATGAGCGACGCCGCCCGGGCGGAGAACGTGTTCGACCTGCTGATGGGCAACGACGTCGCACCGCGCAAGGACTTCATCGTGGCCGGCGCGGCGGGTCTCGACCGCGACCGGATCGACGCCTGA
- a CDS encoding DUF7455 domain-containing protein: protein MTTTTADQLTVSDRCDRCGAQAYVRVTLESGQLYFCAHHGRALTPALTDIAVEILDESDRLLATSSPDAR, encoded by the coding sequence GTGACCACCACGACTGCCGACCAGCTGACCGTCTCCGACCGGTGCGACCGGTGCGGCGCGCAGGCCTACGTCCGCGTGACGCTCGAGTCGGGCCAGCTCTACTTCTGCGCCCACCACGGCCGGGCGCTCACCCCTGCCCTCACCGATATCGCCGTCGAGATCCTCGACGAGTCCGACCGCCTGCTCGCGACGAGCTCGCCGGACGCTCGCTGA